Genomic DNA from Marnyiella aurantia:
AGAGTTTATATTCAAACATAAGAACGCGTTTGTACGCAAACTTAATGATATAGGCTGTTATCAGCGTGATCAGCAGTCCAATCAGGCAACCTGCAAGTACGCTGAGAAAACGGTCAACTGGTGCCATGAAGCCATCATTTGGCTTCTCAATCAGGATAATGATCATGGCAACAACGGCAGTCCTGGCAACGGTGAGCAGATTGAAAAGTCGACACAGTATTGCCGCAAGAGTAATTCCTGCCAGCACTTTATAATATGTGCCGAGTGGCAGGTAAATAGGAAGAAAACCCGAGAAAGCACCAATAAGGTTGGCTTTCACCCGTTCCATTGACAGCCTCTTGGAATCTTTACCTTCCGGCGAAATAACAAGTACAATAGAAAGGAGCGCCCAAAAGAGATCAAAACGCGGAAATGTAAGCATAAGAAAGTAACCTGCGGAGAAACCGATGATGCACCGCAGGATATAAATGACAGTCGGCGAAAATGCCGCTTTCCGTACGCTCCTAAATGTAATCATCCAGATATGTCTTCCTTAAAAATTGCAGCCGTCTTTCGCCGGACTTCCTCCAGTGTAGATCCGGGCATTATTTCAGTTAAAGTAAGTTGCCCCTCAATAAACCGGAAAACAGCGAGGTCGGTAATCAGCACATCAACAGCATTTAAAGCTGTTAAAGGTAAATCGCAGTCCTGTACGATTTTAGAGGTGCCGTCTTTTTCTGTATGCATCATTGTAATGATCAGTTTCTTCGCGCCTGAAGCCAGGTCCATAGCTCCTCCCACACCCAGCAGAGGTTCGCCGGGCACGGCCCAGTTTGCCAGGTTACCGGCAGTATCAACCTGCAGGCCACCCATCACCGCGGTATCCACATGTCCACCACGAATCATAGCGAAGGAATCAGTACTGTCAAAGTAAGATGTTCCCGGCAGTGCCGTAACCGGTATTTTTCCTGCGTTTACAGGATAATCCATCGCACCGCCACCATCAGCCGGTGCGGGACCAACGCCCAGCATTCCGTTCTCCGTGTGCAGAATTACTTCATGTTCGGGCGAGATCAGGTCGGCAACCAAGGTCGGAATACCGATGCCTAAATTTACAACATCGCCTTTCTGCAGTTCAGCTAAGGCGCGGCGGGCCATGTTCATTCTTTTTTCTGAAACCACTTTGGATTTGCTTACGGAACCTGAGCTTCCGAGTTCCTCTAAAGTGGTATGTGCTTCTACCAGATAGTCAATATAGCAACCCTGGGTGTGAATGTTTTCGGCCGCTATTCCGCCTACCGGCACTATTTCTTCCACCTCAGCAATTACAAGGTCGGCCGCGGTTGCAAAAGCGCGGTTAAAGTTCTGTTCTGTCATGCGGTACTGCAGATTACCGGCCGTATCGGCACGCCAGGCCCGTATAAAAGCTACGTTTCCGCGTATTGCGGGTACAAAGACCATCTCCTGGCCGTTAATTACCTTGGTTTCTTTGCCTTTGGCAATATCAGTCCCCGCAGAAGTTACGGTATAGAAGCCGCCAATACCTGCGCCGCCGGCACGCACCGCCTCGGCCAGAGTTCCCTGAGGGATAAGTTCATACTCTACCTTTCCATCCTGAGCAGCTTTTACTGCTTCAGGATTTGAGGTGAAAAAGGAGCCTGTCATTTTGCGGATCTGCCCGTTCCGAAGCAGTCTGCCTCCGCCCAGTCCGGGTTCACCTACATTGTTTCCGATGAAGGTCAAATCTTTTGTTGTAGTTTCAGCCAGGGCATGCATCAGGTGCACAGGATTTCCGGTCATTCCGAAACCACCCTGTAATAAAGTGTCACCGTTCTTCACAAATGCTGCAGCCTCCTGCGCCGTTATTTGGGGTACATTTTTCATAAAAATTATATATTTACATTCAGCCTCTACCAAGGAACCGAAGCACTGCTTCATTAAACTCCTTTGGTCTTTCAAATGCGGACAGATGCCGTGCATTCAGGATTACCAGCTGTGAATTTTTTATTTGACTGTGCATATTTCGGGCATCCTCTGTTGTGGTTACCGGATCCCCACTGCCAGCCACGATTAACACAGGTTGGTCAATTTCTTTAAGATTCTCCCGGAAGTCAGTATCCCGTACCATCGCACAGTTGGATTGGTAGCCGGCAGGAGAATTATCCATGAAACGAGATAATATTTCTGAAACTTCCTCCTTTTCAGTTTGAATAAAATCATCAGTAAACCATTTGATTGCAGTTCCATCTGCCACAGGTTTCAGACCTTCGCGACCAACCAGGTCGATACGGTCGTTCCAGCTTTTTTCGTCACCGATTTTAGGTGATGTGTTGCACAGGATAACCTTTTCCACCTTGCTTCCGCCATTAATGGCCAGCCACTGACCGATAAGTCCACCCATGGACAGTCCGCAAAAATGAAATTTATCAATTCCCAGCTTTATCGTAAGCTGCAAAATGTCGTTTCCGAGAAGTTCTGCAGAATAATCCCCACTAGTAGCCTCACTATGTCCGTGCCCGCGGGTATCATAAAAAAGCAGGTTAAAATGTGCCGACAGCGCTTCTTCCTGGCCGGCCCACATGCTGAACTGTGTGCCCAGTGAATTGGAGAAAACCAATGTTTCGGGTTTTCCACTGTTAATCAGTTTGTAGTTAATCTCTGCGTTGTTGACGGTAATTTTGGGCATGATGAAATTTATGGATTAAACGCCAAAACTCCACATCCTGAAATGAAGAGTTTGGAACGTGTCAGTTCATAGATCAAGCGGTTTGGTAGGCTGCCCTCTTACGGTGATTTTCACCATTATCAGGTGCAACCTTTTCTTTAATGACCGAAAAGTTAAAGGTGGCCTGTGCGTATGGCTCCTTTTCATAGCCTTTAGCTTCTGCTTCTTCGGCAGTATGTCTGGTAATATGCGGCACCAATTCTTCACGGGTAGCGAAGGCGAAATCGTCATAAGTCAATGGGTCACCTTCAATATTTATTTGTGTAGTCAGTTTTCTGTATTCCGGATGGCTTACAAAAAAGTGAATGTGTGCAGGTCTGGCGCCATGCCTTCCCAGCATAGTCATCAAACGCTCCGAGGGGCTTCCCGGAGGGCAGGCATACCCAGGCGGCAGTACAGTTTTAAATCTGTATTTTCCGTCAGCGCCAATTCTAATAGCTCGTCGGAGATTAAACGCAGTCTGGCTGGTGTCAAAGTAGGAATACATTCCGTTTCCGTTACAGTGCCACACTTCCAGCAGGGCGGCTTCCACAGGATTACCATCAATATCCTTCACTTCGCCTTCCATATAAAATCTTTCCAGGTGCCGGTTCTCTTCAGTATTATTTTCAAGCTCTGCGTAGGTATCTGTTTCCGGCGCACCTGCCACATATAACGGTCCTTCAATTGTGCGCGGAGTGACCCCCTGGATGCCCGCCTCCTGATCGGCATGGTCTTCCATCACATCAATGAAATGCTCAATTCCGGTGCCGGCGAAAATAAGTCCCCACTGGTTGGTCTCACCAATTTCCCGAAGGAAATCTGCTGCATGCCACATTTCCTCAGAGGTAATATTCAGGTCTACCATGGCATAGAAAAGATCTTTAAGCAGTCTGTTGGTAATTTCCTTTACGCGTGGGTTCCCTTCGCCTTCTTTTTCTTTGGAGATTATTTTTGTCAAAACCTCATCTATCTGTTCTCTTGTCATCATAATTATTTTGTTTTAGTGTTAATATTTTAAAGTAAATTTTCGTTTATCGCATTGGGATGTCTGCAGATGCCGGTCACTTTAATATCCATGTATGGGAAAAGCGGCAGCGAACTTAATATCTCATGCAGCTCGTCCGGACTCTCTACGTCAAGTACGCTGATGTTGGAATACCGTCCTGCAACCCGCCAGAGGTATTTCCATTTGCCGGTTTTTTGCCATTTTTGCGAGGTTTCCCTCTCTCTTTCCATAAAGGATTTCACTTTGTCTTCGTCCCAGGTATCCGGAAGGCGAACATCCATTTCAACTACGTATATCATTTTTATTTTCTTTTAAAGTGGTTAAGTTTATCTTCATCAATTTCGATCCCCAAGCCGGGACCCTTAGGAACTTCAAGTGCGCAATCCTTATAAATAATAGGATTGACCACGATATCGTCGGTTAGCAGCATCGGTCCGAAAAGTTCAGTTCCCCATTCCAGGTTAGGGAATGTGCTGAATACATGTGCTGCCGCTACCGACCCGATGGTTCCCTCCAACATGGTTCCGCCGTAGAGACTGACATCAGATGCGTCTGCCATTGCAGCAATATTGCCAGCGTTGTAGAGGCCGCCACTCTTCATAATTTTAACAGCGAACACGCTTCCACCTCTTATTTTGCAGAGTTTCATTGCGTCCCCGGTAGTCGCTACCGCTTCATCTGCCATGATTGGCACATGAAAGAAATCCGTAAGTCTTGCCAAACCGTCAAAGTTGGTCTTCACGATCGGCTGTTCTATCAGATCAATGCCGTTTTCCTGTAATTCCGTGATCCACGTCCTGGCAGTAGATTCGCTCCATGCCTGATTAATATCTACAGTGATCCGTATATCCGATCCCAGGGCCTTTTTTATTGCCACCACATGAGCCACATCCTTTTTCGGTTCGTTACTGCCTATCTTCAGTTTAAAAGTATTGTGCCGGTTGATGGTTGTCAGATGTTGGGCTTCTTCAATATCCTTGTCGGTATCACCACTTGCCAGCGTCCACAAAACCGGCAGTTTTTCATTAACTGATCCTCCAAGAAGTTCCGCAACGGACACGCCGAGCCTTTTACCCTGTGCGTCCAGGAGTGCTGTTTCAATCCCGGCTTTGGCAAAGGTGTTTCCCTGCACATTCTTATTAATGGTTTTCATAACACTGTTAATGTTGGCAGCCTCTTTTCCAATGATTAGCGGAGCTATATAACGGTCAATGGTCAACTGGATGGATTCAGGCGATTCGGGTCCGTAGGACATGCCGCCAATTGTTGTAGATTCGCCCCAGCCAACCACGCCGTCAGATGAGCGTATTTTGATAACGACCATGGTTTGGTGCATCATGGTGGCCATGGAAAGTTTGTGCGGACGGATCGTAGGAAGGTCAACGATAAACGTCTCGACCGCGGTTATGGTAGGATAATTCAGCATATAAGTAAGGTAATTTGCACAGACCGTTTAGTCTGATAAACAATTCATTACCCGAAATTACCAACTTTGCCGGTGGGAGAATAGGATTTATTCAGCGATTAATAGGACTTTTTATAAAACTGCTGAATTTTATATTCAAAAAAAGGCAATAATGTAATGTTTGAAGTGTTATTCAGCGTAATCCGGAACGGTATTCCTTCGGCGTTAAACCGGTTTTCTGCTTGAACAGGCGCGAGAAATAGCTGGGATCATCGATGTCAAACCTGTAAGAGACCTCAGAAATGCTCAGGTCATGATTTTTAAGCGCAGCTTTAATATTCAGGATTAAGAAGTCCAGAATAACTTCTTTTGGGGATTTGCCCGCTATGGCTTTACAAATCTGACTTAGTAACGCCACCGTGATGCCCAGATCCTGAGCATAATCTTCAATCCGCTTCTTTATAGAACTGTTTTCCTGCACGAGCTTTCTGAAATTTCTGAAAATACTGCGCTCATTCTGATTTAACGTATGAATCACCGTTTGATGGGAATGGTTGATTCTGTAAAGTCTCAGCAAGAGCATCCCAACAAGGTATTGCAGTGCCAGGTCTTTGCCTGCCAGATTACTTTGGTATTCCAGTATGCATTTCTGCAGGGTAGCGTAGGCATCATTGACCACAGAAATGTCCTGTGCTGTCTCTGTAATGCTTATGGTGTCCAGTTCATAGATCACCTCCACATCGTAGCGAAGCATTTTTTCAACTGCATTTGCCGAAAGTGAAACCAAATGGCCTTTGGACCCGCTTTCAAACTCCAGTCCGTGAACTACCGATTGCGGTATTGTAATTATGGAAGGTTTATTCACATAAAAATGTTCATTATTGGCCGTGAGTCTTACTGTTCCCTCCTCAATTACGAAGATCTGAAACAGATTTCTGTGCGCGTGGGATGAAATAGAATAACCAATCAGTGAGAACATTTCGTCCAGTGACACGATATTGATGATGTCGCGAACCAGCTTTATGTCCTGCTGACCAAAAATCCCATTGTAGTAAACCTTCATTATTTAAAATTACAGATTTATGTTGAATGGCTACGCTTATTTTTAATCAGTAAGAATTATAAAATAGGTATTTATGCGCCGTAACGGCTTTTCCGTTCAAACTGACGGTTAATGACAAGTGATTTCAGAAATGGCGGAACAAAGCGGCTTGCATGTAAGAAGGACTGATTCAGTAATCCGGGAATTATTGTTGTTTCGTTTCGGAACATACGGTCTATTGTTACTCTTGCAAGTTTTTCAGGATTAAGAACAGATTTACGGGCCAGACCTTTCATTTCTGAAATTATTTGTGTTGAATTAGGATTACTCGTAACGCCACCAGGGCAAACCAAAACGACTTTTATACCTGATCCTTTCAATTCGCACCGTAAGGAATTGCTGAAAGAATGGATAAATGCTTTTGAGGCAACGTAACTTACTTTTTCCGGAATGCAGAAAAAGCCTCCCAGGCTGCCCATATTCAGAATATAGGATGGGCCGCTTTTCTTAAGATTGCCGAGCAGTACTCTGGTGATAATTGTAGTATTTACCACATTGACCATAAGTTGCTTTCTGTAAAATTCCGGTGGCAGGTTTTCAAATATTTCTTTGGAACCTATACCTGCATTATTGATCAGGATATTGATGCTGAATCCGTTTGTGGTGACCCATTTTTCAATTTCAGCGGGTGCATTTTCCTCAGAAAGATCCAGACCCAGTGTGTGGCAGATCACGCCATGACGTTCCTGAATTTTTTCAGAATAGGAATGCAGTATTTCATCCGGCAGTGCAACGATCAAAAGGTTATGTCCACGTGATGCCAACTCTTCAGCAAAGGCTGCGCCGATTCCCGAGCTTCCTGCTGTAATCAGTGCAAATTTACTGTCGGTATTCATTGTCTGTAATGCTGTCATAGGTTTGTTTTAGGCCTTCTTCAAAGTTACGGTATCTGTACCCCAGTTCGTTCTGTGCTTTTGAAGCGTCCAATGCGTAATTATAGCTGTATTTCTTTATCCATTTGGGAGTGATCGGCGGTGGTGTTCCTGTTATTTTCTCCCTTAAAACCATAAGATGCCCCCCCAATAACATTATTGGTAGCGGAGCATGGAAAAGCCGGTAGTTTTTGCCGGTGATTTTCTTCATGATGCCAAAGAATTCATTGTAAGAAAGATTTTCTCCAGACAGGATATAACGCTGGCCGGGCCGTCCGTGCTCCATTGCCAAAAGATGACCTGCGGCCACATCTTCTACATGGACATAGCTGCCGATTCCTTTGCCGTCACCCGGAATAACCCGCCATTTTCCAGCATCGTAAAGTTTAAGCATCCGTGTAATGGAATTGCTTTCCTGATCTACTCCCGGACCATAGATCCGCGGGGGATTCACGATTACAATATCCATGTTTTTCTCTTTTACATACTGAAGACAAAGTTCTTCAGCCTGCGTTTTGGAATCTTCATACTCGTTCATTATCTCACCAATCCGCTCGTCGTCCTCCTTCACCGGTCTGCTGACTGAAGGTCCCAATACACCGGCGGTAGATGTGAAAAGTGTTTTCTGAATTCCAAGACGGTGTGCAATATCCAGGATATTCTGCACAGCACGCAAATTAATCTGATAGTAGGTATCCGGGTTTTTTGCCCAGGGTTTTGCATAAGCAGCCAGATGATAAACTTGTTCGCAACCCAGCATCGCAGCAGCAACTGCATCTGAATCGGTAATGTCGCCTTTAAATTTTACCAGATTAATGTGGTCTTCCAGATCATCTGGATTCCGGCAAAGTGCATGCACGGTTTCGCCCTTATCCAGCAGCATGGCTTTAACATATGAACCGATATAGCCCGTAGCACCAGTCATGAATATTTTCATTGGCTTATTTTGGTTTTTGCAGGCTCAAAATACGCAAAAATTAGGCCTTAGGCATAAGATTTAACGCATTATTATTGTGTTCCGTTTTCAAATGGTCTTCTTCCTGTAGGAGATATCGGAACATGAAGGCCGTACAGCCTCAGGCGTCAGTTAAGGTGGTTCTGCTATTTTATAAACTCTTTTATTTACCTAAATTTGTAGGAACAATCAATATCCATGGACGAAGAAAAAAAACCACTCAACTTTATTGAGCAAATTATAGAAGAGGATCTTGCTAACGGACTGCCGAAAGAAAAGCTGAGGTTCCGCTTTCCGCCGGAACCAAACGGTTATCTGCATGTTGGACATACCAAAGCCATTTGCATAAATTTTGGCCTTGGCGAAAAATATAGCGCCCCGGTAAACCTAAGGTTCGACGATACCAATCCGGAAAAAGAAGAGCAGGAGTTTGTAGATGCTATAAAGGCTGATATAGACTGGCTGGGATTCAAATACGATAAGGAACTGTACGCTTCAGATTATTTTGATAAGCTTTACGACTGGGCAGTTCAAATGATAAAAGACGGTAAGGCGTACGTTGACGAGCAGCCTTCTGAGGATATCACGGCACAGCGTAAAAATCCTTTTGAAGACGGTGTTGAATCTCCGTACCGGAACCGCCCTGCGGAAGAGAGTCTTGATCTTTTTGAGCGGATGAAAAACGGTGAGTTTGAAGAAGGCGCCATGTCTTTACGGGCAAAGATCGATATGAAATCGCCAAATATGAATATGCGTGACCCCGTTATGTATAGGATTCTGAAGCGTCCGCACCACAGAACAGGTGAGAAATGGAAGATCTATCCTATGTACGACTGGGCACATGGTGAGTCTGATTATATAGAACAGATTTCCCATTCACTTTGCTCCCTGGAGTTTGAAAACCACCGTCCGCTCTATGACTGGTATCTGGATCAGGTTTATGAGGACAATACGGTTCGTAACAAGCAGCGCGAGTTTGCCAGAATGAATGTATCCTATATGATAACTTCCAAGAGGAAACTTCAGCGCCTGGTAGCTGAAAATGTGGTTACAGGTTGGGATGACGCCCGTATGCCCACCATTTCCGGCATGCGCAGGCTTGGATATACACCCACTTCAATCAGGAATTTTATTGAAAGGGTAGGTGTGGCAAAAAGAGAGAACCTTATAGATATCCAGTTACTTGAATTCTCCGTTCGCGAGGATCTTAACAAAGTAGCAACGAGAGTGATGGCAGTGGTAGATCCTGTGAAACTCGTTATTGAGAATTATCCCGAAGATGGTGAAGAGTGGTTGGAAACGGAGAATAATCCTGAGCAGGAAGACGCGGGCATCCGTGAAGTTCCTTTCGCCAGAGAACTTTATATTGAGCGTGAAGATTTTCAGGAAGAGGCTAATAAAAAGTTCTTCAGGCTCAAACTTGGTGGTGAAGTTCGGCTAAAATCGGCCTATATAATTAAAGCTGAGCGCGTGGATAAGGACGAAAATGGTGAAATCATTACCATTTACGCTACTTACGATGCAAAAAGCAAGTCCGGAAGCGGCACCGAGGAAAGCCTGAGAAAAGTAAAAGGGACGCTGCACTGGGTGTCGGCAAAGCACGCATTACCCATTGAAGTACGCATCTTCGACCGTCTCTTCACGACTCAGCAACCCGATGCTGAAAAAGAGACTGATTTTATGGAATTCATAAATCCGGACAGTCTTAAAATTGTAGAAGGTTTTGCGGAGCCAAGTCTGCAGGACGCGGCGATAGGGCACCCTTACCAGTTTCAGAGAATCGGATATTTCACCAAAGACAAAGATTCAACTTCGGAAAAGCTGGTCTTTAACAGAACCGTTACTCTGAAAGACGGTTATAAACCAGCATAATAAAAGAACTCCGGAATTAACCGGAGTTCTTTTATTAAACGGTACCTCTCACGAAGAGCTGTTGTCGTAATTTTCTGAACATCAGCCTGTAGCCAACGCGGATTTTAGTGTAAAGTGAAGTTTTCATAATTGTATGTTTTTGTCGTATAAAGATAGTGATTTCTAATTATACTGCAAATTGTATTATTTTAAATTTATAATAACATAATGTTAATAGAATAATCCTGAATTTTAACTCATTTCTATGATAAAAATTTTCCGCCTTACGCTTACTTTGCTACCCCTCTTTTCATGCGCCCAGATAAGCGATTCTGCACAATTAATATCAGAAGTTAAGATTGAGGCACACCGTAAACCTGTGTCTCTTATTGCATCAACAAAATCTGTCTCAGTTGCCGGACCGGCTTTATTAAATCAAAATCCACCGGACAGACTGTTGGAGTCGGTTAATCTGCTTCCGGGAGCACGCATGGAAGAACGATCACCCGGAAGTTACCGTTTTGCTGTCCGTGGAAGCGCTTTGAGGTCTCCTTTTGGTGTACGCAACGTAAAGATCTATCTGGACGATTTTCTGCTTACAGATGCCGGCGGCAATACCTATCTTAATCTTCTTGATCCAGAAATAATCAGCAAAATTGAAGTCTATAAAGGCCCTGAAGGTGGTGAATTTGGTTCGGTCACTGGTGGCACAGTTCAGTTGAGTACACAGAGAGCAAGCGGTAAAAGTGTGGCCTTTTCCGGTGGTGAATTTCAAAATTATAAAGGCAGTCTGAGGCTTGCTGATGAAGCCGGGAAACATACGTATCAGCTTTTTACCGGCTACCAGAGCACTCAGTCCTACCGCGAGCAGTCGGCACTGGAAAGAAGGATAGTTTATCTTACGGACCGGTTTCAGTATTCAGACAAAGGAAATTTAGGGTTCATGTTCCTTAACTCAGATCTTCATTACGAAACTCCAGGTGGGCTTACATTTGAACAGAAGCAGGCAAACCGGCGGCAGGCCAGACCCGGTACCGCCGTTATGCCCGGAGCATTGTCTCAGCAGGCCGGAATCTATAATAGAATGGTTTTAGGGGGCATCTCGCACCGTTACAGAATTACGCCAGCCTTCAGCCATTTCATATCGGTTCAGGGCAGCTATACTGACTTCAGGAATCCTTTCATCACCAATTATGAGCAGCGTTACGAACGTAATCTGGCCTTCCGGACCCATTTTAATTTTGAAACAGCCACTTCAAACAGTTTTTTTCAGACACGTGTAGGTGCAGAAGGTGGTAGCAACAGATCAGTAATCCGGAATTTTGATAATGATGCCGGAATTCCCGGTGCTCCTCAAAACTTTGATGATATCTCCGCCGAAAGCGGTTTTATCTATCTAAGTCAGAAGGCTGAATTTTCTGACCGACTTTTTTTGGACGCTTCTGTTAGTCTCAACATAACCAGATACCGTTGGGAAGGAATCTTTCCAAACCATATTTCCGCCGTGAGACAACTGGATACAGAAGTTCTGCCAAGTCTCGGAATTTCTTACGTTCTGATGCCCGGCTGGTCCGTTCGGGCTAAGATCAGTAAAGGCAACTCTGCACCGACAATAGAAGAGTTACGGTCATCCACACAACGGTTTAACACGGATTTGGCAGCAGAATACGGCTGGAACCGTGAGCTTGGAATTCGGAAGCAGTTTGGTAACAGTCTCTTCCTGGAAGTAAGTCTTTTTGATTTCCGCCTGAAAGATGCCATTGTCCGCCGCCAGACCGACGGTGGGCAGGAATATTTCCTAAACGCGGGATCCACCGTTCAGCAGGGGCTGGAAACGGTGTTGGAGACGAAACCGTTTCAACTGGATACTCAACTTTTAAAGTCCGTTAAGTTTTGGCTGTCCGGCAGTTTCTATGATTTCAGATTTAAGGATTTCAAACAGAATGAAAATGATTATTCCGGGAACAGACTTACCGGTGTTCCCATGCAAACTGTCCAAAGCCTTGTTTCATTAAAATTATGGCATTATATAGGAATCGACTGGGCACACTACTACACTTCTGAAATTGCACTGAATGACAGTAATACGGTTGTTTCCGAACCCTCTCTGGTATCAAATATCACTCTTAGTTTTCCGTGGAGTACATCCTTTTTCAAGGCAGATCTTAACTTTACTGTTATGAACTTATATAACAGTGAGTACAGTTTAGGGCACGATATCAATGCTTTTGGCAGCCGTTTTTATAATCCTGCTGCAAAGAGGAATATTTCAGCCGGCATCCGCTTCCGTTTCTGATTGCCACAGTTTTTGCATACCTAACCCTATGAAAAAGCTGTTAATGCCTATAATTGGCGTATTCATGCTGATCAGCTGCGAAAAAGAAGCTGCAGCATCCGGAACTGTGCAAACAGTTGGTGACCCAGCGATTGCAAAATCAGACACCTTAAACCTGCGCGAGAATGAAACTGCTGAAATTCAGTCAGCCAGTTCCATTAAGAGTGCGAATGACAGGATCTTGAATATTCTTCAACAGAAAGATTATTGGGAACTCGGCTCATATATTCATCCCGAGAAAGGGGTCCGGTTTACAATGTATGCTTATGTGAGACCTGATAAAGACAAAGTTTTCAGTTTAGCCGATTACCGCAGGTACATCAATACTGAAGTGAAATTTACTTTTGGCGAAAAAGACGGGAGCGGTGACCTATATGTAGCTACGCTCAAGACTTATCTTGATAAATGGGTTTATAAACGAGATTTCGCAACTGGCACGTATTACGAAAATACATTCCGCGGAACTGGGAACTCACTTAATAACCTGAAGGAAATTTATCCGGCTCTTAATTTTACTGAAAATTATATTGAGGGTTCACAAAAATACGGCGGCATGGACTGGAATGC
This window encodes:
- a CDS encoding TonB-dependent receptor; protein product: MIKIFRLTLTLLPLFSCAQISDSAQLISEVKIEAHRKPVSLIASTKSVSVAGPALLNQNPPDRLLESVNLLPGARMEERSPGSYRFAVRGSALRSPFGVRNVKIYLDDFLLTDAGGNTYLNLLDPEIISKIEVYKGPEGGEFGSVTGGTVQLSTQRASGKSVAFSGGEFQNYKGSLRLADEAGKHTYQLFTGYQSTQSYREQSALERRIVYLTDRFQYSDKGNLGFMFLNSDLHYETPGGLTFEQKQANRRQARPGTAVMPGALSQQAGIYNRMVLGGISHRYRITPAFSHFISVQGSYTDFRNPFITNYEQRYERNLAFRTHFNFETATSNSFFQTRVGAEGGSNRSVIRNFDNDAGIPGAPQNFDDISAESGFIYLSQKAEFSDRLFLDASVSLNITRYRWEGIFPNHISAVRQLDTEVLPSLGISYVLMPGWSVRAKISKGNSAPTIEELRSSTQRFNTDLAAEYGWNRELGIRKQFGNSLFLEVSLFDFRLKDAIVRRQTDGGQEYFLNAGSTVQQGLETVLETKPFQLDTQLLKSVKFWLSGSFYDFRFKDFKQNENDYSGNRLTGVPMQTVQSLVSLKLWHYIGIDWAHYYTSEIALNDSNTVVSEPSLVSNITLSFPWSTSFFKADLNFTVMNLYNSEYSLGHDINAFGSRFYNPAAKRNISAGIRFRF
- a CDS encoding glutamine--tRNA ligase/YqeY domain fusion protein; protein product: MDEEKKPLNFIEQIIEEDLANGLPKEKLRFRFPPEPNGYLHVGHTKAICINFGLGEKYSAPVNLRFDDTNPEKEEQEFVDAIKADIDWLGFKYDKELYASDYFDKLYDWAVQMIKDGKAYVDEQPSEDITAQRKNPFEDGVESPYRNRPAEESLDLFERMKNGEFEEGAMSLRAKIDMKSPNMNMRDPVMYRILKRPHHRTGEKWKIYPMYDWAHGESDYIEQISHSLCSLEFENHRPLYDWYLDQVYEDNTVRNKQREFARMNVSYMITSKRKLQRLVAENVVTGWDDARMPTISGMRRLGYTPTSIRNFIERVGVAKRENLIDIQLLEFSVREDLNKVATRVMAVVDPVKLVIENYPEDGEEWLETENNPEQEDAGIREVPFARELYIEREDFQEEANKKFFRLKLGGEVRLKSAYIIKAERVDKDENGEIITIYATYDAKSKSGSGTEESLRKVKGTLHWVSAKHALPIEVRIFDRLFTTQQPDAEKETDFMEFINPDSLKIVEGFAEPSLQDAAIGHPYQFQRIGYFTKDKDSTSEKLVFNRTVTLKDGYKPA